One window of Brevibacillus choshinensis genomic DNA carries:
- the proS gene encoding proline--tRNA ligase: protein MKEEKAFVKEITPQSEDFSRWYIDTIKKADLMDYTPVRGCIVFKPEGFELWERIQEAMNKRFKETGHRNAYFPMLIPESFMQKEKDHIEGFNPELPWVTEAGGEPLEEKLALRPTSETIIGHMYSQWIQSYRDLPVLINQWANVFRWEKRTMPFLRTSEFLWQEGHTAHATEEEARQETMQMLEIYREVVEQELAIPVWKGQKTPSERFAGAVDTYSIEAMMKDGKAVQAGTSHYLGDNFARSFEIKFLDRDNTFKYVHTTSWGSSTRLIGSMIMVHGDDRGLSLPPRMAPTQVIMIPVGPMKLREQVMEAFDPLFDTIKASGVRVRADLREETPGWKFNEWEMRGVPLRLEMGPRDVENGQVILARRDTGEKVTVALDGIVESIQKLLEEIQQNMFQKALAFREANSHLEIDSMEQLAAHIAKSEQENATSGWVLAGWCGDDACEAKVKEETKFTSRNIPFEPPVFKETCICCGEKAQHTVWFGRAY from the coding sequence ATGAAAGAGGAAAAGGCATTTGTGAAAGAAATTACGCCACAATCGGAGGATTTCTCACGCTGGTACATCGATACGATCAAAAAAGCGGACCTGATGGACTATACGCCCGTTCGCGGTTGTATCGTGTTCAAGCCAGAAGGGTTTGAGCTGTGGGAACGGATTCAGGAGGCGATGAACAAGCGCTTCAAAGAAACCGGACACCGTAATGCCTATTTCCCCATGCTGATCCCTGAGTCCTTCATGCAAAAAGAAAAAGACCATATCGAGGGCTTCAATCCAGAGCTGCCGTGGGTGACGGAAGCAGGCGGTGAGCCTTTGGAGGAAAAGCTGGCCCTGCGCCCGACGTCCGAGACGATCATCGGCCACATGTACAGCCAATGGATTCAGAGCTACCGCGATTTGCCGGTATTGATCAACCAATGGGCAAACGTATTCCGCTGGGAAAAGCGCACCATGCCGTTTTTGCGTACATCCGAGTTTCTCTGGCAGGAAGGGCATACGGCTCACGCTACCGAAGAAGAAGCACGCCAAGAGACCATGCAGATGCTGGAGATCTACCGGGAAGTCGTCGAGCAGGAGCTGGCGATCCCTGTATGGAAAGGGCAAAAAACTCCGAGTGAACGCTTTGCCGGAGCTGTCGATACGTATTCTATCGAAGCGATGATGAAGGATGGCAAAGCCGTGCAGGCGGGGACCTCTCACTACTTAGGCGACAATTTTGCGCGCAGCTTTGAAATCAAGTTCCTCGATCGAGACAATACATTTAAATACGTGCACACGACTTCATGGGGGAGCTCGACTCGTTTGATCGGATCGATGATTATGGTGCATGGAGATGATCGTGGTTTGTCGTTGCCTCCACGGATGGCACCTACTCAAGTGATCATGATTCCTGTAGGGCCGATGAAGCTCCGGGAACAAGTGATGGAGGCTTTTGATCCGCTCTTTGATACGATCAAGGCATCTGGCGTCCGTGTGCGCGCTGACCTACGGGAAGAAACGCCGGGCTGGAAGTTCAATGAGTGGGAAATGCGTGGGGTGCCACTGCGTCTGGAAATGGGGCCGCGCGATGTAGAGAATGGCCAAGTGATCCTGGCTCGCCGTGATACGGGAGAAAAAGTGACCGTAGCGCTGGATGGTATCGTAGAATCCATTCAGAAATTGCTGGAGGAGATTCAGCAAAACATGTTCCAAAAGGCGTTAGCTTTCCGCGAAGCGAATTCCCATCTGGAGATCGACTCCATGGAGCAATTGGCCGCTCACATTGCCAAGAGCGAGCAGGAAAATGCTACGAGCGGCTGGGTATTAGCTGGCTGGTGCGGAGACGATGCGTGTGAAGCAAAGGTCAAGGAAGAGACCAAGTTCACCTCCCGTAATATTCCGTTTGAGCCGCCTGTATTCAAAGAAACCTGCATCTGTTGTGGAGAAAAAGCGCAGCATACGGTTTGGTTCGGACGCGCTTACTAG
- a CDS encoding ABC transporter permease, with amino-acid sequence MQNMKHIFGIFADYLSQYFKTRLAYRADFLGDLASNLISELINLVFIIVVFQHVPLMGEWTRDEIIFIYGFFLVPYALFSIFFGFWDFNERYIIRGEMDRILTRPVHNLAQVCLESIAPDRIFGVISGLIIMAYAAIQLDLSFYWYDPIIFIVLSISGALIYGGVYTAISAISFFSDSRTGITPMIYNIQQYGRYPVDVYNKVIRFVLTYVLPFAFVGVYPAAYFLRKETWYTYAAMTPVMAVIFFGIGILVWNVGVSKYRGAGS; translated from the coding sequence GGATTTTCGCGGACTACCTAAGTCAGTATTTCAAGACCAGACTTGCATATCGTGCTGACTTTCTCGGTGATTTGGCGTCCAATCTGATCTCTGAGTTGATCAATCTCGTCTTTATCATTGTCGTGTTCCAACATGTACCGCTGATGGGGGAGTGGACGCGCGACGAGATTATCTTCATTTACGGATTCTTTTTGGTGCCATACGCGCTGTTTTCCATCTTCTTCGGCTTCTGGGATTTCAACGAGCGCTATATCATCCGTGGAGAAATGGACCGGATTCTGACCAGACCGGTTCACAATTTGGCGCAAGTCTGTCTGGAGTCGATTGCACCTGATCGGATATTCGGGGTAATCTCCGGACTCATTATTATGGCGTACGCGGCGATTCAGCTCGATCTGAGCTTTTACTGGTACGACCCGATCATTTTTATCGTATTGTCGATCAGCGGCGCGTTGATCTACGGCGGAGTGTACACGGCGATTTCCGCCATCAGCTTTTTCTCTGACTCGCGTACGGGCATCACACCGATGATTTACAATATTCAGCAGTACGGTCGCTATCCAGTAGACGTGTACAACAAAGTCATTCGTTTTGTACTGACGTACGTGCTGCCATTTGCGTTTGTCGGTGTTTATCCGGCCGCCTACTTCCTGCGTAAAGAAACGTGGTACACCTACGCAGCGATGACGCCAGTGATGGCTGTGATCTTCTTTGGCATCGGGATTTTGGTATGGAACGTGGGTGTCAGCAAATATAGAGGAGCGGGGTCTTAG
- a CDS encoding ECF transporter S component yields the protein MKETAMHSSRSTQRLVTIPMLAAVAFILQYLEFPIPLMPSFLKLDFSTLPALIGGLMYGPVAGIIVEVLKNAMHMLFKNTDGLLIGELANVVAGASFILVAVSMQRLGQGRKGFLIGLSLGTLLMSAVMALANAFFLLPAYAALYQMPMDTLLSTFGANSVWSLVLYGIVPFNIFKGAMLSLVAYPVYVKLASRLSPRATN from the coding sequence ATGAAAGAAACAGCGATGCATTCATCGCGGTCAACCCAGCGGCTGGTGACGATTCCCATGCTGGCGGCGGTTGCGTTTATCCTGCAGTATTTGGAATTTCCCATTCCACTGATGCCGAGCTTTTTAAAGCTGGATTTCAGTACGTTGCCCGCATTGATCGGCGGTCTGATGTACGGTCCGGTGGCAGGGATCATCGTGGAAGTTTTGAAAAATGCAATGCACATGCTCTTTAAAAATACAGATGGACTCCTGATCGGGGAGCTGGCCAATGTAGTAGCGGGTGCGAGCTTTATCCTGGTGGCCGTTTCCATGCAACGCCTCGGTCAAGGAAGAAAAGGCTTTTTGATAGGCCTATCCTTGGGGACTTTGTTGATGAGCGCAGTGATGGCTCTCGCCAATGCGTTCTTCCTGTTACCTGCTTACGCTGCGCTGTATCAAATGCCGATGGATACACTGCTGTCGACCTTTGGAGCAAATAGCGTGTGGTCACTCGTCCTGTACGGAATCGTTCCGTTCAACATTTTCAAGGGCGCGATGCTTTCTCTGGTTGCCTATCCGGTGTACGTGAAGCTGGCGTCCCGTCTAAGTCCACGTGCCACAAATTGA